A region of Peromyscus maniculatus bairdii isolate BWxNUB_F1_BW_parent chromosome 7, HU_Pman_BW_mat_3.1, whole genome shotgun sequence DNA encodes the following proteins:
- the Fbxl12 gene encoding F-box/LRR-repeat protein 12 isoform X2, which translates to MRPKVMWHLLRRYMASRLYSLRLGGYLFSGSQAPQLSPALMRALGQKCPNLKRLCLHVADLSMVPITSLPSTLRTLELHSCEVSIIWLQKEQDPTVLPLLECIVLDRVPAFRDEHLQGLTRFRALRSLVLGGTYRVTETGLDASLQELSYLQRLEVLGCTLSADSTLLAISRHLRDVRKIRLTVGGLSAQGLVFLEGMPALESLCFQGPLITPEMPTPAQIVSSCLTMPKLRVLEVQGLGWEGQEAEKVLCKGLPHCMVIVRACPKESMDWWM; encoded by the coding sequence atGCGTCCGAAAGTCATGTGGCACCTTCTGCGCCGGTACATGGCATCCCGGCTCTACTCGCTGCGCTTGGGCGGCTACCTGTTCTCTGGCTCTCAGGCCCCACAGCTGTCCCCTGCCTTGATGCGGGCCCTGGGCCAGAAGTGCCCCAACCTGAAGCGCCTGTGCCTGCACGTGGCTGACCTGAGCATGGTGCCCATCACCAGCCTGCCCAGCACGCTGAGGACCCTGGAGCTGCATAGCTGCGAGGTCTCGATAATCTGGCTGCAGAAGGAGCAGGACCCCACAGTGCTGCCGCTGCTGGAGTGCATCGTGCTGGACCGAGTGCCAGCCTTCCGTGACGAGCACCTGCAGGGCCTCACCCGCTTCCGAGCCCTGCGCTCGCTGGTGCTGGGTGGCACCTACCGGGTCACCGAGACCGGGCTGGATGCCAGCCTGCAGGAGCTCAGCTATCTGCAGAGGCTAGAGGTACTGGGCTGTACCCTGTCAGCCGACAGCACCCTCCTGGCCATCAGCCGCCACCTCCGAGATGTGCGTAAGATTCGGCTGACcgttgggggcctctcagcccAAGGCCTGGTTTTCCTGGAGGGAATGCCTGCCCTGGAGAGTTTGTGCTTCCAGGGTCCCCTCATCACTCCAGAAATGCCCACACCTGCTCAGATtgtgtcctcctgcctcaccatgcCTAAACTCAGAGTGCTTGAGGTGCAAGGGCTGggctgggaggggcaggaggcagagaaggttcTATGCAAGGGCCTGCCCCACTGCATGGTGATTGTCAGGGCCTGTCCCAAAGAATCCATGGATTGGTGGATGTGA